From the Selenomonas sp. oral taxon 920 genome, the window TCTTGTTCGCCGCAATCGAGATGCCGAGCCCCGTACCGCAGAGGACAATGCCGCGATCCGCCTTGCCTGAGACAACATCGGCGCAGACCTTCTCCGCAATATCTGGATAGTCGACCGCCTCCTTGCCGAATGTGCCGACATCCGTCACATGGATATCACCGAATTCGTGAAGCACCATCTTGACCTCTTCTTTGAGATCCACAGCTCCGTGATCACTGCCAATCGTAATATTCATGAAAATGCCCTCCTTCTCACATGTCACAATATTTGCTGTCATTTTAACATAAAACAATGAAAAA encodes:
- the rpiB gene encoding ribose 5-phosphate isomerase B, whose translation is MNITIGSDHGAVDLKEEVKMVLHEFGDIHVTDVGTFGKEAVDYPDIAEKVCADVVSGKADRGIVLCGTGLGISIAANKIDGIRAALCTDVYSAIMSRKHNDANVLAMGGRVTGFGPAGEIVRAWIRTEFEGGRHARRVEKIMALQDKKTN